A single genomic interval of Hafnia alvei harbors:
- the pepB gene encoding aminopeptidase PepB: MSTEFMPVSLSHQPADARWGEKALLSSGSEGMVIHLNGNGELVAVQRAARKLDGQGIKQVHLAGEGWDLEKCWAFWQGYRGPKGSRQVQWPDLSESDRAELDRRLKIVDWVRDTINAPAEEVGPSQLAQRAVDLMCSVACDNVSYRITKGEDLREQGYMGLHTVGRGSERSPVLLALDYNPTGNPDAPVLACLVGKGITFDSGGYSMKQSAFMDSMKSDMGGAATVTGALALAVSRGLNQRVKLYLCCADNLVSGNAFKLGDIITYRNGKTVEIMNTDAEGRLVLADGLIDASEQNAAMIIDCATLTGAAKTALGNDYHALFSFDDALAADMLQSAEQENEAFWRLPLAEFHRSQLPSNFAELNNIAGAAYGAGASTAAAFLSYFVKEYRQGWLHIDCSATYRKSAVDQWAAGATGLGVRALANLLLEKAKA; encoded by the coding sequence ATGTCGACCGAATTTATGCCCGTAAGCCTATCCCATCAGCCAGCCGATGCGCGCTGGGGCGAAAAAGCATTGCTGAGTTCCGGTAGCGAAGGGATGGTTATTCATTTGAACGGTAATGGCGAGCTTGTTGCTGTACAGCGCGCTGCGCGCAAGCTTGACGGACAGGGCATCAAACAGGTTCATCTTGCCGGTGAAGGTTGGGACTTGGAAAAATGCTGGGCTTTTTGGCAGGGTTATCGTGGGCCAAAAGGATCGCGTCAAGTGCAGTGGCCCGATCTGAGCGAATCCGATCGCGCTGAATTAGATCGTCGTTTGAAGATCGTCGACTGGGTGCGTGACACGATCAATGCGCCAGCCGAAGAGGTGGGGCCATCTCAGCTGGCACAGCGCGCGGTTGATCTGATGTGTAGCGTTGCCTGTGACAATGTCAGCTACCGCATCACCAAAGGTGAAGATCTGCGCGAGCAAGGGTATATGGGGTTGCACACTGTTGGTCGCGGCTCGGAGCGTTCTCCTGTGCTGTTAGCTCTGGATTACAACCCAACTGGAAACCCTGATGCGCCTGTTCTGGCCTGCTTGGTGGGTAAAGGCATCACCTTTGACTCCGGCGGTTACAGCATGAAGCAAAGCGCCTTCATGGATTCCATGAAATCAGACATGGGTGGCGCAGCTACGGTCACCGGAGCGCTGGCGCTGGCGGTTTCTCGTGGTTTGAACCAGCGTGTAAAACTTTATCTTTGCTGCGCGGATAATCTAGTCAGTGGCAATGCGTTCAAATTGGGCGACATTATTACCTATCGCAACGGTAAAACCGTTGAGATTATGAATACCGATGCGGAAGGGCGTTTGGTCTTGGCTGATGGCCTGATTGATGCTTCTGAGCAGAATGCGGCGATGATCATTGACTGTGCAACCTTGACCGGCGCGGCTAAAACGGCGCTAGGCAACGATTACCATGCCCTGTTTAGCTTTGATGACGCCTTGGCAGCCGACATGCTGCAAAGCGCTGAGCAAGAGAATGAAGCTTTCTGGCGCTTGCCGCTGGCAGAATTCCACCGCAGCCAGTTGCCATCTAACTTTGCCGAGCTCAATAACATTGCCGGTGCGGCATACGGCGCCGGCGCAAGTACCGCAGCGGCGTTCCTGTCTTATTTCGTTAAAGAATACCGTCAAGGCTGGCTGCATATTGACTGCTCTGCAACCTACCGCAAAAGCGCCGTCGATCAGTGGGCTGCGGGCGCTACAGGTTTAGGCGTGCGCGCGCTGGCTAATTTACTGCTGGAAAAAGCGAAAGCGTAA
- the hscB gene encoding co-chaperone HscB: MDYFTLFGLPVRYPVDGSLLASRYQELQRQFHPDRYASKPERERMQAIQQAATINDAYQTLKHPLKRAEYMLLLQGFDLGNEQHTMRDTSFLMEQLELREELDGIARHADPEEALMAFSARIAKMTKTRSAQMLSELDQQQWESAADTVRKLRFLDKLQQQVEQLEEKLLGL, encoded by the coding sequence ATGGATTACTTCACATTATTCGGGCTGCCGGTTCGCTACCCAGTGGACGGCAGCCTTCTTGCTTCACGCTATCAGGAATTGCAGCGCCAATTCCATCCCGATCGCTATGCGTCTAAACCGGAACGCGAGCGTATGCAGGCTATTCAACAAGCTGCCACCATCAATGATGCCTACCAAACGTTAAAACACCCTCTTAAACGCGCAGAGTATATGCTGCTATTACAAGGGTTTGACTTAGGCAATGAACAGCACACCATGCGCGATACGTCGTTCCTGATGGAACAACTTGAACTGCGTGAAGAGCTGGATGGTATTGCGCGGCATGCCGATCCTGAAGAGGCGCTCATGGCCTTTTCTGCGCGGATCGCTAAAATGACCAAAACGCGCAGTGCGCAAATGCTTTCCGAGCTGGATCAACAGCAGTGGGAATCAGCCGCAGACACCGTGCGTAAGCTACGTTTTCTCGACAAGCTACAGCAGCAAGTGGAACAACTCGAAGAAAAACTGCTGGGCCTATAA
- the iscX gene encoding Fe-S cluster assembly protein IscX: MGLKWQDSREIGEALYDAFPDIDPKTVRFTDMHQWICDLEDFDDDPTKSNEKILEAILLVWLDEAE; the protein is encoded by the coding sequence ATGGGTCTGAAGTGGCAAGACAGCCGCGAGATTGGCGAAGCGCTGTATGATGCGTTTCCGGATATCGATCCTAAAACCGTTCGCTTCACCGATATGCACCAATGGATTTGCGATTTAGAAGATTTCGACGATGACCCTACAAAATCGAACGAAAAAATTCTGGAAGCTATCCTGCTAGTCTGGTTAGATGAAGCAGAGTAA
- the hscA gene encoding Fe-S protein assembly chaperone HscA translates to MALLQISEPGLSAAPHQRRLAAGIDLGTTNSLVATVRSGQAETLADAQDRHLLPSVVHYLKDDIVVGYDARQQAAQDPVNTISSAKRLMGRSLADVQARYPHMPYQFEASENGLPMMITEGGSVNPIQVSAEILKALAERAKVTLEGELDGVVITVPAYFDDAQRQGTKDAARLAGLHVLRLLNEPTAAAIAYGLDSGQEGVIAVYDLGGGTFDISILRLSRGVFEVLATGGDSALGGDDFDHLLADFLREQSGYADRSDARIQRQFLDVAVEAKIALSDAEKVDVEVAGWKGSVTREQFDELIGTLVKRTLLSCRRALKDAGVTADEVIEVVMVGGSTRVPLVRELVGEFFGRMPLTSIDPDRVVAIGAAIQADILVGNKPDSEMLLLDVIPLSLGLETMGGLVEKVIPRNTTIPVARAQEFTTFKDGQNAMMIHVVQGERELVQDNRSLARFTLRGIPAMPAGGAHIRVTFQVDADGLLSVTAMEKSTGVQSSIQVKPSYGLSDDEIITMIKDSMANASGDISARMLAEQKVEAARVLESLTGALAEDSALLSESELSNIKQAVTALEQAAAGDVAGDIEAAIKVLDAQTQEFAARRMDASVRRALAGHSVDEV, encoded by the coding sequence ATGGCTTTATTGCAAATTAGTGAGCCGGGGCTGAGTGCTGCTCCGCATCAACGCCGTTTAGCGGCGGGTATCGATTTAGGTACGACCAATTCATTGGTGGCGACCGTGCGCAGCGGCCAAGCAGAAACTCTGGCCGATGCGCAGGACCGTCATTTGCTGCCTTCTGTCGTTCATTATCTGAAAGATGACATTGTAGTTGGCTACGATGCTCGCCAACAGGCAGCGCAAGATCCGGTTAATACCATCAGCTCCGCTAAGCGTCTCATGGGACGCTCTTTGGCTGATGTTCAGGCGCGTTATCCGCATATGCCGTATCAGTTTGAGGCGAGCGAAAATGGTTTGCCGATGATGATCACGGAAGGGGGCTCGGTTAACCCTATTCAGGTGTCTGCCGAGATCTTAAAAGCGTTGGCTGAACGCGCCAAAGTGACCTTAGAAGGTGAGCTGGATGGCGTGGTCATTACCGTTCCTGCCTATTTTGATGACGCACAGCGTCAGGGAACCAAAGATGCTGCGCGTTTAGCCGGTCTGCACGTGTTGCGTTTGCTCAATGAGCCCACGGCGGCAGCGATTGCTTATGGTCTAGACTCCGGCCAAGAAGGCGTTATTGCGGTCTATGATTTGGGCGGCGGCACCTTCGATATTTCTATCTTGCGCCTAAGCCGTGGCGTATTTGAAGTGCTGGCAACCGGCGGCGATTCCGCGCTGGGTGGCGATGATTTCGATCACCTATTAGCCGATTTCCTGCGTGAACAATCTGGCTATGCCGATCGCAGCGATGCGCGTATTCAGCGCCAGTTCCTTGACGTGGCGGTTGAGGCCAAGATCGCACTCAGCGATGCTGAAAAAGTCGACGTTGAAGTTGCGGGTTGGAAAGGCAGCGTGACTCGTGAACAGTTTGATGAACTGATTGGCACGTTGGTAAAACGTACTTTGCTGTCATGCCGCCGTGCGCTGAAAGATGCAGGCGTGACCGCTGATGAAGTGATTGAAGTGGTTATGGTTGGCGGTTCAACGCGCGTTCCGTTGGTTCGTGAGCTGGTCGGGGAGTTTTTTGGCCGTATGCCGTTGACCTCTATCGACCCTGACCGCGTGGTGGCGATTGGCGCAGCTATTCAGGCCGACATTCTGGTGGGTAATAAGCCCGATTCAGAAATGCTGCTGCTAGATGTTATTCCACTATCGCTTGGTTTAGAAACCATGGGTGGTTTGGTTGAGAAGGTGATCCCGCGTAATACCACTATTCCAGTGGCACGCGCGCAAGAATTTACCACCTTCAAAGATGGCCAAAATGCCATGATGATCCACGTGGTACAGGGCGAGCGCGAGCTGGTACAAGACAACCGCTCTCTGGCGCGTTTCACACTGCGTGGTATTCCGGCAATGCCTGCGGGTGGCGCACATATCCGTGTGACATTCCAAGTTGACGCCGATGGTCTGCTGAGCGTTACCGCGATGGAGAAATCCACCGGCGTTCAGTCGTCGATTCAGGTCAAGCCTTCATATGGTTTGAGCGATGACGAAATCATCACCATGATTAAAGACTCCATGGCTAATGCCAGTGGAGATATCAGCGCGCGTATGCTGGCAGAACAAAAAGTTGAAGCCGCACGCGTGCTTGAGAGTCTGACCGGTGCCTTGGCAGAGGATTCTGCGCTGTTAAGTGAGTCAGAGCTGAGCAACATTAAACAGGCTGTAACTGCATTAGAGCAGGCCGCTGCGGGTGATGTTGCCGGAGATATTGAAGCTGCGATTAAAGTGCTTGATGCACAAACGCAAGAATTTGCTGCGCGCCGGATGGATGCATCTGTTCGCCGAGCGCTGGCTGGTCATTCTGTGGATGAGGTTTAA
- the sseB gene encoding enhanced serine sensitivity protein SseB, which yields MSSHHHDHHHDTPEEQLEKSLEKAVKDPAYRTLFYRTLLDSTVYILAESGVQDKGELIIAPNGELNVQHWEMQDGLSTIPFFSSLKMLQQAVEDEEQPFMALPVRDLFAITKGAQLFLNPKCEYGKAFYAQEVAMLLQTGGMAQPMEQVVDGGSKILLGQPEAYPSAMVDALTTLFTQRKIVRNAYLAIFQDQAVDEKPNLLIGLEIDGTDEEIDLLIQETGSLASETAPEDEPVDLCLVTDEKGDAVSHYLKTHTQPFYQRRWGSWLRNSIPSSGTA from the coding sequence ATGAGTTCTCATCATCACGATCACCACCACGACACCCCAGAAGAGCAGCTCGAAAAAAGCTTGGAAAAGGCGGTAAAAGACCCCGCCTATCGCACACTGTTTTATCGCACGCTGCTGGATTCTACGGTTTATATTCTGGCCGAAAGCGGCGTTCAGGATAAAGGCGAGCTTATTATTGCCCCTAACGGTGAGCTGAATGTACAGCATTGGGAAATGCAAGATGGGCTCTCGACGATCCCGTTTTTCTCTTCGTTGAAGATGTTACAGCAGGCAGTGGAAGACGAAGAACAACCGTTTATGGCGTTACCGGTTCGCGATCTGTTCGCGATAACTAAAGGCGCTCAGCTGTTTTTGAATCCAAAATGTGAATATGGCAAAGCTTTCTACGCGCAGGAAGTTGCAATGCTGCTGCAAACGGGCGGTATGGCACAGCCGATGGAGCAGGTGGTTGATGGCGGAAGTAAAATTTTGCTTGGGCAGCCTGAAGCGTATCCGTCTGCCATGGTGGATGCGTTAACCACGCTGTTTACTCAACGCAAAATTGTACGCAATGCCTATTTAGCGATATTTCAGGATCAGGCGGTCGATGAAAAACCTAATTTACTGATTGGGTTAGAAATTGATGGCACTGATGAAGAGATCGATTTGCTCATTCAGGAAACAGGCAGCTTGGCGAGCGAAACCGCGCCAGAAGATGAGCCGGTAGACCTTTGCCTTGTCACCGATGAAAAAGGGGATGCCGTGAGTCATTATCTGAAAACGCATACCCAGCCGTTTTATCAGCGGCGCTGGGGCAGCTGGCTACGCAATAGCATCCCTTCCAGCGGAACTGCCTAA
- the iscA gene encoding iron-sulfur cluster assembly protein IscA, which translates to MSISMSDAAAQRVQTFLANRGKGYGLRLGVRTSGCSGMAYVLEFVDAPNEDDVVFEDKGVRVIVDGKSLAYLDGTQLDFVKEGLNEGFKFNNPNMTSECGCGESFNV; encoded by the coding sequence ATGTCTATTAGCATGAGCGACGCTGCCGCACAGCGCGTACAGACATTTTTGGCTAACCGCGGTAAAGGGTATGGCTTACGTCTGGGAGTGAGAACTTCTGGCTGTTCGGGAATGGCGTATGTACTGGAATTTGTTGATGCACCTAACGAAGATGATGTGGTGTTTGAAGACAAAGGCGTAAGAGTGATCGTTGATGGTAAAAGCTTGGCGTATCTTGATGGTACTCAGCTGGACTTCGTGAAAGAAGGCCTGAACGAAGGCTTCAAATTCAACAACCCAAATATGACTAGCGAGTGCGGCTGCGGCGAAAGCTTTAACGTCTGA
- the iscU gene encoding Fe-S cluster assembly scaffold IscU, with the protein MAYSDKVIDHYENPRNVGSFDNEDPSIGSGMVGAPACGDVMKLQIKVNNEGIIEDARFKTYGCGSAIASSSLVTEWVKGKSLDQAQAIKNTDIAEELALPPVKIHCSILAEDAIKAAIADYKTKHSAK; encoded by the coding sequence ATGGCTTACAGCGACAAAGTTATTGATCATTATGAAAACCCGCGCAACGTCGGTTCCTTCGACAACGAAGATCCGAGCATTGGTAGCGGCATGGTCGGCGCACCAGCGTGTGGCGACGTGATGAAGTTGCAGATTAAAGTCAACAATGAGGGTATCATTGAAGACGCCCGCTTTAAGACTTATGGCTGTGGTTCAGCAATCGCATCAAGTTCACTGGTTACCGAATGGGTAAAAGGCAAATCTTTGGATCAGGCTCAGGCTATCAAAAACACTGATATCGCTGAAGAACTGGCTCTGCCTCCGGTGAAGATTCACTGTTCGATTCTGGCTGAAGATGCCATTAAAGCGGCGATTGCTGATTATAAAACTAAGCATTCCGCTAAGTAA
- the fdx gene encoding ISC system 2Fe-2S type ferredoxin: MPKIVFLPNQEHCPEGAVLEAQEGETILDVALRNGIEIEHACEKSCACTTCHCIVREGFDSLDESSELEDDMLDKAWGLEPESRLSCQAKVADQDLVVEIPRYTVNHAREH, translated from the coding sequence ATGCCAAAAATCGTATTTCTTCCTAATCAGGAACACTGCCCTGAAGGCGCAGTTCTTGAAGCTCAGGAAGGCGAAACGATTCTCGACGTTGCTCTACGTAACGGAATCGAAATTGAACATGCCTGCGAAAAGTCTTGCGCATGTACAACCTGCCACTGCATCGTCCGCGAAGGTTTTGACTCGCTGGATGAAAGCAGTGAGCTGGAAGACGACATGCTAGATAAAGCTTGGGGTTTAGAGCCGGAAAGCCGTCTGAGCTGCCAGGCAAAAGTGGCCGATCAGGATCTGGTTGTTGAGATCCCACGTTATACCGTTAACCACGCTCGCGAGCATTAA